A window from Drosophila kikkawai strain 14028-0561.14 chromosome 2L, DkikHiC1v2, whole genome shotgun sequence encodes these proteins:
- the LOC121502603 gene encoding histone H2A, whose amino-acid sequence MSGRGKGGKVKGKAKSRSNRAGLQFPVGRIHRLLRKGNYAERVGAGAPVYLAAVMEYLAAEVLELAGNAARDNKKTRIIPRHLQLAIRNDEELNKLLSGVTIAQGGVLPNIQAVLLPKKTEKKA is encoded by the coding sequence atgtcTGGTCGTGGAAAAGGTGGCAAAGTTAAGGGAAAGGCAAAGTCCCGGTCCAACCGTGCCGGACTTCAGTTCCCTGTCGGCCGTATCCATCGTCTGCTCCGCAAGGGCAACTACGCCGAGCGCGTCGGTGCCGGCGCTCCAGTTTACCTGGCTGCCGTGATGGAATATCTGGCCGCTGAGGTTCTCGAGTTGGCTGGCAATGCTGCTCGTGACAACAAGAAGACGAGGATCATCCCGCGTCATCTGCAGCTGGCCATCCGCAACGACGAAGAGTTGAACAAGCTGCTCTCCGGCGTCACCATTGCCCAGGGAGGTGTGTTGCccaacatccaggctgttctgttgcccaagaagaccgagaagaaggcttaa
- the LOC121502606 gene encoding histone H2B: MPPKTSGKAAKKAGKAQKNITKNDKKKKRKRKESYAIYIYKVLKQVHPDTGISSKAMSIMNSFVNDIFERIAAEASRLAHYNKRSTITSREIQTAVRLLLPGELAKHAKHAVSEGTKAVTKYTSSK, from the coding sequence atgccgCCTAAAACCAGTGGAAAGGCAGCCAAGAAGGCTGGCAAGGCCCAGAAGAACATCACTAAGAacgacaagaagaagaagcggaaGAGGAAGGAGAGCTATGCTATCTACATCTACAAGGTCCTGAAGCAGGTCCATCCCGACACTGGCATTTCCTCGAAGGCGATGAGCATCATGAACAGCTTTGTGAATGACATCTTCGAGCGCATTGCTGCCGAGGCTTCTCGTCTGGCGCACTACAACAAGCGCTCGACCATCACCAGTCGGGAAATCCAAACTGCTGTTCGTCTGCTCCTGCCCGGAGAGTTGGCAAAGCACGCCAAGCACGCCGTCAGTGAGGGAACCAAGGCTGTCACCAAGTACACCAGCTCCAAGTAA
- the LOC138928575 gene encoding uncharacterized protein DDB_G0286447-like, whose protein sequence is MGKKYKTPKSPKSPKKGHQADMAEGEGISTAPATQTSAAASTAAAATMEATTTNAALALSATPAAASINETISVTLPHQTQRGKRKHHSDTSAATSSANNSGSDGSSSDDGMISDGLHNGSNDGIHYESDNNNNNAVPKTNNSSNGCTSCIDNNNNTDKVLIDKEELLSLRTEIYLLRQRLANVERGSNIKQQLASLGLAGNIQQFEGNKFAPLFEDDHEEDDEMSEANEDICNYDAEFPTLMGSGENNSSSNGSNYKNNNSNNNSGKIVKKNNNKNNNKRQSPPAQPNSSTNKYKIKINKSSNNIHGQSPPAESMDVDDDGNINYIDSGDDDDAELDEILGPRLAALRAAAASAKAAATKSTSTSAIAAAKTAAAAKSSTGAAFKAAQQKQQSTTAAAVAAIKTKMPIIAVYNAEPKAITGRIVTSNPTLRKHMEARLATPHKSNLTQSTNKNNNNTNPSSLFNNLNSDALEFFDTNNKSK, encoded by the exons ATGGGCAAGAAATATAAAACTCCAAAAAGTCCCAAGAGCCCGAAAAAAGGCCACCAAGCTGATATGGCCGAGGGTGAGGGCATATCGACGGCTCCTGCCACACAAACCAGTGCAGCTGCCTCAACTGCGGCCGCAGCTACTAtggaagcaacaacaacaaacgcagCGCTGGCACTCTCTGCGACACCAGCAGCGGCAAGCATCAACGAAACGATTAGTGTGACCCTCCCCCACCAAACACAAAGGGGTAAGAGGAAGCATCACAGCGACACGTCTGCAGCTACGTCAAGCGCCAACAACAGTGGCagcgacggcagcagcagtgacGACGGAATGATCAGCGACGGCCTCCACAACGGAAGCAACGATGGCATCCACTACGaaagcgacaacaacaacaacaatgccgTTCCGaaaaccaacaacagcagcaacggcTGCACCAGCTGcatcgacaacaacaacaacacggaCAAAGTCCTCATCGATAAGGAGGAGCTACTCAGCCTCCGCACGGAGATCTACCTACTGCGCCAACGTCTGGCAAACGTGGAAAGAGGCTCCAATATAAAACAGCAGCTGGCTAGCCTGGGGCTAGCTGGCAACATCCAGCAATTCGAAGGCAACAAGTTTGCACCACTCTTCGAAGATGACCACGAAGAAGACGACGAAATGTCTGAAGCCAATGAAGACATTTGCAACTATGACGCCGAATTCCCAACACTTATGGGTAGTGGcgaaaacaacagcagcagcaacggcagcaactataaaaacaacaatagcaacaacaacagcggaaaaatagttaaaaagaacaacaacaaaaacaacaacaaaaggcagAGCCCTCCCGCACAGCCAAATTCATctacaaacaaatacaaaataaaaatcaacaaaagcagcaacaacatccaTGGGCAGAGCCCTCCTGCAGAGTCCATGGATGTCGACGACGATGGAAACATCAATTACATCGACAgcggcgatgatgatgacgccGAGCTGGATGAAATTCTGGGGCCGCGACTAGCTGCACTGcgagcagcagcggcatcaGCGAAAGCGGCAGCTACAAAGTCTACATCTACATCAGCAATAGCAGCAGCTAAAACAGCAGCGGCCGCTAAATCTTCAACTGGAGCAGCATTTAAGGCGGcgcaacaaaagcagcaatcaacaacagcagcagcagtagcagctaTAAAAACCAAGATGCCGATAATAGCAGTCTACAATGCAGAACCAAAAGCAATTACGG GTCGCATTGTAACCTCAAATCCAACGCTTAGAAAGCATATGGAGGCGAGACTCGCAACTCCGCACAAGTCAAACCTTACACAAAGTACCAATAAGAACAATAATAACACCAACCCCAGCTCCCTTTTCAATAATCTAAATAGCGATGCCCTTGAATTTTTCG ACACCAACAACAAATCCAAGTga
- the LOC138929642 gene encoding histone H1-like, protein MSDSAVATSASPVAAPPAPVEKKVAAKKASGSGATKAKKAAVPPSHPPTQQMVDASIKNLKERGGSSLLAIKKYITATYKCDAQKLAPFIKKYLKSAVANGKLIQTKGKGASGSFKLSASAKKEPKPKVAAAEKKVKSKKVVTKKAGATAKKAAGAADKKPKAKKAVATKKTAEKKKTEKAKAKDAKKTGVVKAKPAAAKAKPAAAKPKAAKAPKAKAAASAKPKKAVKKASAPATAKKPKAKTTASKK, encoded by the coding sequence ATGTCCGACTCTGCAGTGGCAACATCCGCGTCCCCAGTGGCTGCCCCACCAGCGCCAGTTGAGAAGAAGGTGGCCGCCAAAAAGGCATCTGGTTCAGGAGCTAccaaggccaagaaggcaGCAGTTCCACCATCACATCCGCCAACTCAACAAATGGTGGATGCTTCCATCAAGAACTTGAAGGAGCGTGGTGGCTCATCGCTTCTGGCaatcaagaaatatatcaCTGCCACCTACAAATGCGACGCCCAGAAACTGGCTCCATTCATCAAGAAGTACTTGAAGTCGGCAGTGGCTAATGGAAAGCTGATCcaaacaaagggaaagggTGCGTCTGGTTCCTTCAAACTGTCGGCCTCCGCAAAAAAGGAGCCCAAGCCAAAGGTTGCGGCTGCTgagaaaaaagtcaaaagcaaGAAGGTAGTCACCAAGAAAGCCGGAGCCACCGCAAAGAAAGCCGCCGGAGCTGCTGACAAGAAACCCAAGGCTAAGAAGGCCGTTGCCACCAAGAAGACTgccgagaagaagaaaactgagaaggcaaaggccaaggatgccaagaaaactggagtcgtaaaggcaaagccagcagcagcaaaggctaagccggccgccgcgaagccaaaggcagccaaggcacCGAAGGCCAAGGCAGCAGCGTCCGCCAAGCCTAAGAAGGCAGTGAAGAAAGCATCTGCTCCGGCTACCGCTAAGAAGCCGAAAGCCAAGACCACGGCGTCGAAGAAGTAA
- the LOC138929650 gene encoding histone H1-like, with the protein MSDSAVATSASPVAAPPAPVEKKVAAKKASGSGATKAKKAAVPPSHPPTQQMVDASIKNLKERGGSSLLAIKKYITATYKCDAQKLAPFIKKYLKSAVANGKLIQTKGKGASGSFKLSASAKKEPKPKVAAAEKKVKSKKVVTKKAGATAKKAAGAADKKPKAKKAVATKKTAEKKKTEKAKAKDAKKTGVVKAKPAAAKAKPAAAKPKAAKAPKAKAAASAKPKKAVKKATAPATAKKPKAKTTASKK; encoded by the coding sequence ATGTCCGACTCTGCAGTGGCAACATCCGCGTCCCCAGTGGCTGCCCCACCAGCGCCAGTTGAGAAGAAGGTGGCCGCCAAAAAGGCATCTGGTTCAGGAGCTAccaaggccaagaaggcaGCAGTTCCACCATCACATCCGCCAACTCAACAAATGGTGGATGCTTCCATCAAGAACTTGAAGGAGCGTGGTGGCTCATCGCTTCTGGCaatcaagaaatatatcaCTGCCACCTACAAATGCGACGCCCAGAAACTGGCTCCATTCATCAAGAAGTACTTAAAGTCCGCAGTGGCTAATGGAAAGCTGATCcaaacaaagggaaagggtgcgtctggttccttcaaactgtcggcctctgccaaaaaggagcccaagccaaaggttgcggctgctgagaaaaaagtcaaaagcaaGAAGGTAGTCACCAAGAAAGCCGGAGCCACCGCAAAGAAAGCCGCCGGAGCTGCTGACAAGAAACCCAAGGCTAAGAAGGCCGTTGCCACCAAGAAGACTgccgagaagaagaaaactgagaaggcaaaggccaaggatgccaagaaaactggagtcgtaaaggcaaagccagcagcagcaaaggctaagccggccgccgcgaagccaaaggcagccaaggcacCGAAGGCCAAGGCAGCAGCGTCCGCCAAGCCTAAGAAGGCAGTGAAGAAAGCAACTGCTCCGGCTACCGCTAAGAAGCCGAAAGCCAAGACCACGGCGTCGAAGAAGTAA
- the LOC121502572 gene encoding histone H2A, which yields MSGRGKGGKVKGKAKSRSNRAGLQFPVGRIHRLLRKGNYAERVGAGAPVYLAAVMEYLAAEVLELAGNAARDNKKTRIIPRHLQLAIRNDEELNKLLSGVTIAQGGVLPNIQAVLLPKKTEKKA from the coding sequence atgtcTGGTCGTGGAAAAGGTGGCAAAGTTAAGGGAAAGGCAAAGTCCCGGTCCAACCGTGCCGGACTTCAGTTCCCTGTCGGCCGTATCCATCGTCTGCTCCGCAAGGGCAACTACGCCGAGCGCGTCGGTGCCGGCGCTCCAGTTTACCTGGCTGCCGTGATGGAATATCTGGCCGCTGAGGTTCTTGAGTTGGCTGGCAATGCTGCTCGTGACAACAAGAAGACGAGGATCATCCCGCGTCATCTGCAGCTGGCCATCCGCAACGACGAAGAGTTGAACAAGCTGCTCTCCGGCGTCACCATTGCCCAGGGAGGTGTGTTGCccaacatccaggctgttctgttgcccaagaagaccgagaagaaggcttaa
- the LOC138927927 gene encoding histone H4 has product MTGRGKGGKGLGKGGAKRHRKVLRDNIQGITKPAIRRLARRGGVKRISGLIYEETRGVLKVFLENVIRDAVTYTEHAKRKTVTAMDVVYALKRQGRTLYGFGG; this is encoded by the coding sequence atgaCTGGTCGCGGTAAAGGAGGCAAAGGCTTGGGAAAAGGTGGCGCCAAGCGTCATCGCAAAGTGCTGCGTGATAACATCCAGGGTATCACAAAGCCAGCCATCCGTCGTCTGGCTCGGCGTGGCGGCGTGAAGCGCATTTCGGGACTCATTTACGAGGAAACCCGTGGTGTTCTGAAGGTGTTTTTGGAGAACGTGATCCGCGATGCCGTCACCTACACTGAACACGCCAAGAGGAAGACCGTCACAGCCATGGACGTCGTCTACGCCCTGAAGAGACAAGGCCGCACCCTGTACGGTTTCGGCGGTTAA
- the LOC138928571 gene encoding histone H3, producing MARTKQTARKSTGGKAPRKQLATKAARKSAPATGGVKKPHRYRPGTVALREIRRYQKSTELLIRKLPFQRLVREIAQDFKTDLRFQSSAVMALQEASEAYLVGLFEDTNLCAIHAKRVTIMPKDIQLARRIRGERA from the coding sequence atggcccGTACCAAGCAGACCGCTCGCAAATCGACTGGTGGCAAGGCGCCACGCAAACAACTGGCAACCAAGGCCGCTCGCAAGAGTGCCCCAGCCACCGGTGGTGTGAAGAAGCCCCATCGCTATCGCCCCGGAACTGTGGCTCTGCGTGAGATCCGTCGCTACCAGAAGAGTACCGAGCTGCTGATCCGCAAGCTGCCTTTCCAGCGCTTGGTGCGTGAAATCGCTCAGGACTTCAAGACTGACCTGCGCTTCCAGAGCTCGGCCGTGATGGCTCTGCAGGAAGCTAGCGAAGCCTACCTGGTTGGTCTCTTTGAAGATACCAACTTGTGTGCCATCCACGCCAAGCGAGTCACAATCATGCCCAAGGACATCCAGCTGGCCCGTCGTATCCGTGGCGAGCGTGCTTAA
- the LOC138928572 gene encoding histone H2B-like: MKSELIANGKAAKKAGKAQKNITKNDKKKKRKRKESYAIYIYKVLKQVHPDTGISSKAMSIMNSFVNDIFERIAAEASRLAHYNKRSTITSREIQTAVRLLLPGELAKHAVSEGTKAVTKYTSSK, encoded by the exons ATGAAAAGTGAGTTAATcgcaaa TGGAAAGGCAGCCAAGAAGGCTGGCAAGGCCCAGAAGAACATCACTAAGAacgacaagaagaagaagcggaaGAGGAAGGAGAGCTATGCTATCTACATCTACAAGGTCCTGAAGCAGGTCCATCCCGACACTGGCATTTCCTCGAAGGCGATGAGCATCATGAACAGCTTTGTGAATGACATCTTCGAGCGCATTGCTGCCGAGGCTTCTCGTCTGGCGCACTACAACAAGCGCTCGACCATCACCAGTCGGGAAATCCAAACTGCTGTTCGTCTGCTCCTGCCCGGAGAGTTGGCAAAGCACGCCGTCAGTGAGGGAACCAAGGCTGTCACCAAGTACACCAGCTCCAAGTAA
- the LOC121502589 gene encoding histone H3: protein MARTKQTARKSTGGKAPRKQLATKAARKSAPATGGVKKPHRYRPGTVALREIRRYQKSTELLIRKLPFQRLVREIAQDFKTDLRFQSSAVMALQEASEAYLVGLFEDTNLCAIHAKRVTIMPKDIQLARRIRGERA, encoded by the coding sequence ATGGCCCGTACCAAGCAGACCGCTCGCAAATCGACTGGTGGCAAGGCGCCACGCAAACAACTGGCAACCAAGGCCGCTCGCAAGAGTGCCCCAGCCACCGGTGGTGTGAAGAAGCCCCATCGCTATCGCCCCGGAACTGTGGCTCTGCGTGAGATCCGTCGCTACCAGAAGAGTACCGAGCTGCTGATCCGCAAGCTGCCTTTCCAGCGCTTGGTGCGTGAAATCGCTCAGGACTTCAAGACTGACCTGCGCTTCCAGAGCTCGGCCGTGATGGCTCTGCAGGAAGCTAGCGAAGCCTACCTGGTTGGTCTCTTTGAAGATACCAACTTGTGTGCCATCCACGCCAAGCGAGTCACAATCATGCCCAAGGACATCCAGCTGGCCCGTCGTATCCGTGGCGAGCGTGCTTAA